The Pan troglodytes isolate AG18354 chromosome 1, NHGRI_mPanTro3-v2.0_pri, whole genome shotgun sequence genome includes a region encoding these proteins:
- the TTLL10 gene encoding inactive polyglycylase TTLL10 isoform X5 — protein sequence MKLCPSPASALSLASRAGPAAQQPLPILRKPRLTSGLRLGGGCQETVAGSPLLFPGPGSQDLVGWAGLPPQSKSWTDGCLSPQVVRPLTAASGREAPALRTMFKSLFCSSYRGAVSCRSFHLTSRHPGRAQPHLRSRSGQGGRARQRQGAETASPPHGARPHSCHRDGSQPHAEAQAHGPGRRHFLGRVGLTACSIQALGPRAALRSHRRVRAASSLQGPRPGTPRPMAHSCTRFIHRRGPPTRTRAGSKRGKRPRIQQRPRARVSGTIPASRLHPAPASQPGPCPAPGHCPVGPAHERPMGSSQEEGLQCQPSQPDHDAGGHCGPDLEGAERASATPGPPGLLNSHRPADSDDTNAAGPSAALLEGLLLGGGKPSPHSTRPGPFFYIGGSNGATIISSYCKSKGWQRIQDSRRGDYTLKWCEVKSRDSYGSFREGEQLLYQLPNNKLLTTKIGLLSTLRGRARAMSKASKVPGGAQARLEKDAAAPTLEDLPWTSPGYLRPQRVLRMEEFFPETYRLDLKHEREAFFTLFDETQIWICKPTASNQGKGIFLLRNQEEVAALQAKTRSMEDDPIHHKTPFRGPQARVVQRYIQNPLLLDGRKFDVRSYLLIACTTPYMIFFGHGYARLTLSLYDPHSSDLSGHLTNQFMQKKSPLYMLLKEDTVWSMEHLNRYINDTFWKARGLAKDWVFTTLTAPEAAARDGPSSPTGACHCGWDGSAQRSLQLLSSHLPNSLLIAIIHRT from the exons ATGAAGCTGTGcccttctccagcctcagccctcaGCCTGGCTTCCCGGGCTGGCCCCGCCGCTCAGCAGCCCCTCCCCATCCTGCGAAAACCCAGGCTCACCTCTGGGCTCCGGCTGGGCGGTGGTTGCCAGGAGACGGTTGCCGGGTCACCACTGTTGTTTCCTGGCCCAGGCTCCCAGGACCTTGTGGGCTGGGCAG GTCTGCCTCCGCAGAGCAAGTCCTGGACGGACGGCTGCTTGAGCCCACAGGTCGTGCGTCCTTTGACAGCAGCCTCCGGCCGGGAGGCACCAGCTCTTCGAACAAT GTTTAAAAGTCTCTTCTGTTCATCCTACCGGGGTGCCGTCTCCTGCCGGTCTTTTCATCTCACCAG CCGGCACCCAGGCCGAGCTCAGCCACACCTGAGGAGCCGCTCTGGCCAGGGAGGACGTGCCCGGCAGAGACAGGGTGCAGAGACAGCCTCGCCCCCACACGGCGCCAGGCCCCACAGCTGCCACAGAGACGGGAGCCAGCCGCACGCAGAGGCTCAAGCCCACGGCCCCGGGAGGCGCCATTTCCTGGGCAGGGTGGGCCTGACTGCCTGCTCCATCCAAGCGCTGGGGCCTCGGGCCGCACTGAGGTCCCACAGGCGGGTCAGAGCGGCATCTTCCCTGCAGGGCCCTCGCCCTGGCACCCCCCGGCCAATGGCCCACAGCTGCACCCGGTTCATCCACCGCCGGGGACCACCCACTCGGACCCGAGCCGGCTCCAAGAGGGGCAAGAGGCCAAGGATCCAGCAGAGGCCTCGGGCTCGAGTCTCAG GGACCATCCCTGCATCACGTCTGCACCCAGCACCGGCCTCACAGCCCGGCCCCTGCCCTGCACCAGGCCACTGCCCTGTTG GCCCGGCCCACGAGAGGCCAATGGGGAGCAGTCAGGAGGAGGGACTCCAGtgtcagccaagccagccagacCACGACGCAGGTGGACACTGTGGGCCGGACCTGGAGGGGGCAGAAAGAGCCTCTGCCACACCCGGACCCCCTGGGCTCCTGAACAGCCACCGGCCTGCAGACTCGGATGACACTAACGCCGCCGGGCCCTCAGCTGCCCTCCTGGAGGGGCTCCTGCTGGGGGGTGGGAAGCCATCACcccacagcacccggcctgggCCCTTCTTCTACATTGGAGGCAGCAACGGGGCCACAAT CATCAGCTCCTACTGCAAAAGCAAGGGCTGGCAGCGCATCCAGGACAGCCGCCGGGGCGACTACACGCTGAAGTGGTGTGAGGTCAAGAGCCGAGACAGCTACGGCAGCTTCCGGGAAG GAGAGCAGCTGCTGTACCAGCTTCCCAACAACAAGCTCCTCACCACCAAGATCGGGCTGCTCAGCACCCTTCGGGGACGGGCACGGGCCATGAGCAAGGCCAGCAAGGTGCCGGGGGGGGCCCAGGCCAG GCTGGAAAAGGATGCAGCAGCGCCCACCCTGGAGGACCTCCCGTGGACAAGCCCAGGATACCTCAGGCCACAGAG GGTCCTGAGAATGGAAGAGTTTTTCCCGGAGACCTATCGCCTGGACCTCAAACACGAGAGAGAGGCCTTTTTCACCTTGTTTGATG AAACCCAGATATGGATCTGCAAGCCCACAGCCTCCAACCAGGGCAAAGGCATCTTCCTGCTCCGGAACCAGGAGGAAGTTGCCGCCCTGCAGGCCAAGACCCGGAGCATGGAGGACGACCCCATCCACCACAAGACGCCGTTCCGGGGGCCTCAGGCGCGGGTGGTGCAGAG GTACATCCAGAACCCGCTGCTGCTGGACGGGAGAAAGTTTGACGTGCGCTCCTACCTGCTCATTGCCTGCACCACACCCTACATGATCTTCTTTGGCCACGGCTATGCTCGCCTCACCCTTAGCCTCTACGACCCCCATTCCAGCGACCTCAGCGGCCACTTGACCAACCAG TTCATGCAGAAGAAGAGCCCTCTGTACATGCTGCTGAAGGAGGACACGGTGTGGAGCATGGAACACCTCAACCGCTACATCAATGACACGTTCTGGAAGGCCCGGGGCCTCGCCAAGGACTGGGTCTTCACCACCCTCACG GCCCCGGAAGCAGCAGCCAGGGATGGTCCTTCCTCACCCACAGGCGCGTGTCACTGTGGCTGGGACGGCAGCGCTCAGAGGAGCCTCCAGTTACTTTCCTCACATCTCCCAAACTCTCTCTTAATTGCGATAATTCACAGAACATAA
- the TTLL10 gene encoding inactive polyglycylase TTLL10 isoform X1, producing the protein MKLCPSPASALSLASRAGPAAQQPLPILRKPRLTSGLRLGGGCQETVAGSPLLFPGPGSQDLVGWAGLPPQSKSWTDGCLSPQVVRPLTAASGREAPALRTMFKSLFCSSYRGAVSCRSFHLTSRHPGRAQPHLRSRSGQGGRARQRQGAETASPPHGARPHSCHRDGSQPHAEAQAHGPGRRHFLGRVGLTACSIQALGPRAALRSHRRVRAASSLQGPRPGTPRPMAHSCTRFIHRRGPPTRTRAGSKRGKRPRIQQRPRARVSGTIPASRLHPAPASQPGPCPAPGHCPVGPAHERPMGSSQEEGLQCQPSQPDHDAGGHCGPDLEGAERASATPGPPGLLNSHRPADSDDTNAAGPSAALLEGLLLGGGKPSPHSTRPGPFFYIGGSNGATIISSYCKSKGWQRIQDSRRGDYTLKWCEVKSRDSYGSFREGEQLLYQLPNNKLLTTKIGLLSTLRGRARAMSKASKVPGGAQARLEKDAAAPTLEDLPWTSPGYLRPQRVLRMEEFFPETYRLDLKHEREAFFTLFDETQIWICKPTASNQGKGIFLLRNQEEVAALQAKTRSMEDDPIHHKTPFRGPQARVVQRYIQNPLLLDGRKFDVRSYLLIACTTPYMIFFGHGYARLTLSLYDPHSSDLSGHLTNQFMQKKSPLYMLLKEDTVWSMEHLNRYINDTFWKARGLAKDWVFTTLTKRMQQIMAHCFLAAKPKLDCKLGYFDLIGCDFLIDDNFKVWLLEMNSNPALHTNCKVLKDVIPGVVIETLDLVLETFRKSLRGQKMLPLLSQRRFVLLHNGEADPWPHLGGSCSLRRRPPPPTRQAKSSGPPMPHAPDQPGARRPVPPPLVPQRPRPPGPDLDSAHDGEPQAPGTEQSGAGNRHPAQEPSPGTAKEEREEPENARP; encoded by the exons ATGAAGCTGTGcccttctccagcctcagccctcaGCCTGGCTTCCCGGGCTGGCCCCGCCGCTCAGCAGCCCCTCCCCATCCTGCGAAAACCCAGGCTCACCTCTGGGCTCCGGCTGGGCGGTGGTTGCCAGGAGACGGTTGCCGGGTCACCACTGTTGTTTCCTGGCCCAGGCTCCCAGGACCTTGTGGGCTGGGCAG GTCTGCCTCCGCAGAGCAAGTCCTGGACGGACGGCTGCTTGAGCCCACAGGTCGTGCGTCCTTTGACAGCAGCCTCCGGCCGGGAGGCACCAGCTCTTCGAACAAT GTTTAAAAGTCTCTTCTGTTCATCCTACCGGGGTGCCGTCTCCTGCCGGTCTTTTCATCTCACCAG CCGGCACCCAGGCCGAGCTCAGCCACACCTGAGGAGCCGCTCTGGCCAGGGAGGACGTGCCCGGCAGAGACAGGGTGCAGAGACAGCCTCGCCCCCACACGGCGCCAGGCCCCACAGCTGCCACAGAGACGGGAGCCAGCCGCACGCAGAGGCTCAAGCCCACGGCCCCGGGAGGCGCCATTTCCTGGGCAGGGTGGGCCTGACTGCCTGCTCCATCCAAGCGCTGGGGCCTCGGGCCGCACTGAGGTCCCACAGGCGGGTCAGAGCGGCATCTTCCCTGCAGGGCCCTCGCCCTGGCACCCCCCGGCCAATGGCCCACAGCTGCACCCGGTTCATCCACCGCCGGGGACCACCCACTCGGACCCGAGCCGGCTCCAAGAGGGGCAAGAGGCCAAGGATCCAGCAGAGGCCTCGGGCTCGAGTCTCAG GGACCATCCCTGCATCACGTCTGCACCCAGCACCGGCCTCACAGCCCGGCCCCTGCCCTGCACCAGGCCACTGCCCTGTTG GCCCGGCCCACGAGAGGCCAATGGGGAGCAGTCAGGAGGAGGGACTCCAGtgtcagccaagccagccagacCACGACGCAGGTGGACACTGTGGGCCGGACCTGGAGGGGGCAGAAAGAGCCTCTGCCACACCCGGACCCCCTGGGCTCCTGAACAGCCACCGGCCTGCAGACTCGGATGACACTAACGCCGCCGGGCCCTCAGCTGCCCTCCTGGAGGGGCTCCTGCTGGGGGGTGGGAAGCCATCACcccacagcacccggcctgggCCCTTCTTCTACATTGGAGGCAGCAACGGGGCCACAAT CATCAGCTCCTACTGCAAAAGCAAGGGCTGGCAGCGCATCCAGGACAGCCGCCGGGGCGACTACACGCTGAAGTGGTGTGAGGTCAAGAGCCGAGACAGCTACGGCAGCTTCCGGGAAG GAGAGCAGCTGCTGTACCAGCTTCCCAACAACAAGCTCCTCACCACCAAGATCGGGCTGCTCAGCACCCTTCGGGGACGGGCACGGGCCATGAGCAAGGCCAGCAAGGTGCCGGGGGGGGCCCAGGCCAG GCTGGAAAAGGATGCAGCAGCGCCCACCCTGGAGGACCTCCCGTGGACAAGCCCAGGATACCTCAGGCCACAGAG GGTCCTGAGAATGGAAGAGTTTTTCCCGGAGACCTATCGCCTGGACCTCAAACACGAGAGAGAGGCCTTTTTCACCTTGTTTGATG AAACCCAGATATGGATCTGCAAGCCCACAGCCTCCAACCAGGGCAAAGGCATCTTCCTGCTCCGGAACCAGGAGGAAGTTGCCGCCCTGCAGGCCAAGACCCGGAGCATGGAGGACGACCCCATCCACCACAAGACGCCGTTCCGGGGGCCTCAGGCGCGGGTGGTGCAGAG GTACATCCAGAACCCGCTGCTGCTGGACGGGAGAAAGTTTGACGTGCGCTCCTACCTGCTCATTGCCTGCACCACACCCTACATGATCTTCTTTGGCCACGGCTATGCTCGCCTCACCCTTAGCCTCTACGACCCCCATTCCAGCGACCTCAGCGGCCACTTGACCAACCAG TTCATGCAGAAGAAGAGCCCTCTGTACATGCTGCTGAAGGAGGACACGGTGTGGAGCATGGAACACCTCAACCGCTACATCAATGACACGTTCTGGAAGGCCCGGGGCCTCGCCAAGGACTGGGTCTTCACCACCCTCACG aAGCGGATGCAGCAGATCATGGCCCACTGCTTTCTGGCCGCCAAGCCCAAGCTGGACTGCAAGCTGGGTTACTTTGACCTCATTGGCTGTGACTTCCTGATTGATGACAACTTCAAG GTATGGCTGCTGGAGATGAATTCTAACCCAGCCCTGCACACCAACTGCAAGGTCCTGAAGGATGTCATCCCAGGTGTGGTCATCGAGACCCTGG ACCTGGTGCTCGAGACCTTCCGGAAGAGCCTGCGCGGCCAGAAGATGTTGCCTCTGCTGTCCCAGCGCCGCTTCGTGCTCCTGCACAACGGTGAGGCCGACCCGTGGCCGCACCTGGGGGGCTCGTGCAGCCTCCGCCGCCGGCCGCCCCCGCCCACCCGCCAGGCCAAGTCCTCCGGGCCACCCATGCCGCATGCCCCAGACCAGCCGGGCGCCCGCAGGCCTGTGCCACCTCCCTTGGTGCCGCAGCGTCCCCGGCCGCCCGGCCCCGACCTGGACAGCGCCCACGATGGGGAGCCCCAGGCCCCGGGCACGGAGCAGTCGGGCGCAGGCAACAGGCACCCGGCGCAAGAGCCTTCCccggggacagccaaggaggaaCGCGAGGAGCCTGAGAACGCGAGGCCCTAA
- the TTLL10 gene encoding inactive polyglycylase TTLL10 isoform X3, with translation MKLCPSPASALSLASRAGPAAQQPLPILRKPRLTSGLRLGGGCQETVAGSPLLFPGPGSQDLVGWAAASGREAPALRTMFKSLFCSSYRGAVSCRSFHLTSRHPGRAQPHLRSRSGQGGRARQRQGAETASPPHGARPHSCHRDGSQPHAEAQAHGPGRRHFLGRGPRPGTPRPMAHSCTRFIHRRGPPTRTRAGSKRGKRPRIQQRPRARVSGTIPASRLHPAPASQPGPCPAPGHCPVGPAHERPMGSSQEEGLQCQPSQPDHDAGGHCGPDLEGAERASATPGPPGLLNSHRPADSDDTNAAGPSAALLEGLLLGGGKPSPHSTRPGPFFYIGGSNGATIISSYCKSKGWQRIQDSRRGDYTLKWCEVKSRDSYGSFREGEQLLYQLPNNKLLTTKIGLLSTLRGRARAMSKASKVPGGAQARLEKDAAAPTLEDLPWTSPGYLRPQRVLRMEEFFPETYRLDLKHEREAFFTLFDETQIWICKPTASNQGKGIFLLRNQEEVAALQAKTRSMEDDPIHHKTPFRGPQARVVQRYIQNPLLLDGRKFDVRSYLLIACTTPYMIFFGHGYARLTLSLYDPHSSDLSGHLTNQFMQKKSPLYMLLKEDTVWSMEHLNRYINDTFWKARGLAKDWVFTTLTKRMQQIMAHCFLAAKPKLDCKLGYFDLIGCDFLIDDNFKVWLLEMNSNPALHTNCKVLKDVIPGVVIETLDLVLETFRKSLRGQKMLPLLSQRRFVLLHNGEADPWPHLGGSCSLRRRPPPPTRQAKSSGPPMPHAPDQPGARRPVPPPLVPQRPRPPGPDLDSAHDGEPQAPGTEQSGAGNRHPAQEPSPGTAKEEREEPENARP, from the exons ATGAAGCTGTGcccttctccagcctcagccctcaGCCTGGCTTCCCGGGCTGGCCCCGCCGCTCAGCAGCCCCTCCCCATCCTGCGAAAACCCAGGCTCACCTCTGGGCTCCGGCTGGGCGGTGGTTGCCAGGAGACGGTTGCCGGGTCACCACTGTTGTTTCCTGGCCCAGGCTCCCAGGACCTTGTGGGCTGGGCAG CAGCCTCCGGCCGGGAGGCACCAGCTCTTCGAACAAT GTTTAAAAGTCTCTTCTGTTCATCCTACCGGGGTGCCGTCTCCTGCCGGTCTTTTCATCTCACCAG CCGGCACCCAGGCCGAGCTCAGCCACACCTGAGGAGCCGCTCTGGCCAGGGAGGACGTGCCCGGCAGAGACAGGGTGCAGAGACAGCCTCGCCCCCACACGGCGCCAGGCCCCACAGCTGCCACAGAGACGGGAGCCAGCCGCACGCAGAGGCTCAAGCCCACGGCCCCGGGAGGCGCCATTTCCTGGGCAGG GGCCCTCGCCCTGGCACCCCCCGGCCAATGGCCCACAGCTGCACCCGGTTCATCCACCGCCGGGGACCACCCACTCGGACCCGAGCCGGCTCCAAGAGGGGCAAGAGGCCAAGGATCCAGCAGAGGCCTCGGGCTCGAGTCTCAG GGACCATCCCTGCATCACGTCTGCACCCAGCACCGGCCTCACAGCCCGGCCCCTGCCCTGCACCAGGCCACTGCCCTGTTG GCCCGGCCCACGAGAGGCCAATGGGGAGCAGTCAGGAGGAGGGACTCCAGtgtcagccaagccagccagacCACGACGCAGGTGGACACTGTGGGCCGGACCTGGAGGGGGCAGAAAGAGCCTCTGCCACACCCGGACCCCCTGGGCTCCTGAACAGCCACCGGCCTGCAGACTCGGATGACACTAACGCCGCCGGGCCCTCAGCTGCCCTCCTGGAGGGGCTCCTGCTGGGGGGTGGGAAGCCATCACcccacagcacccggcctgggCCCTTCTTCTACATTGGAGGCAGCAACGGGGCCACAAT CATCAGCTCCTACTGCAAAAGCAAGGGCTGGCAGCGCATCCAGGACAGCCGCCGGGGCGACTACACGCTGAAGTGGTGTGAGGTCAAGAGCCGAGACAGCTACGGCAGCTTCCGGGAAG GAGAGCAGCTGCTGTACCAGCTTCCCAACAACAAGCTCCTCACCACCAAGATCGGGCTGCTCAGCACCCTTCGGGGACGGGCACGGGCCATGAGCAAGGCCAGCAAGGTGCCGGGGGGGGCCCAGGCCAG GCTGGAAAAGGATGCAGCAGCGCCCACCCTGGAGGACCTCCCGTGGACAAGCCCAGGATACCTCAGGCCACAGAG GGTCCTGAGAATGGAAGAGTTTTTCCCGGAGACCTATCGCCTGGACCTCAAACACGAGAGAGAGGCCTTTTTCACCTTGTTTGATG AAACCCAGATATGGATCTGCAAGCCCACAGCCTCCAACCAGGGCAAAGGCATCTTCCTGCTCCGGAACCAGGAGGAAGTTGCCGCCCTGCAGGCCAAGACCCGGAGCATGGAGGACGACCCCATCCACCACAAGACGCCGTTCCGGGGGCCTCAGGCGCGGGTGGTGCAGAG GTACATCCAGAACCCGCTGCTGCTGGACGGGAGAAAGTTTGACGTGCGCTCCTACCTGCTCATTGCCTGCACCACACCCTACATGATCTTCTTTGGCCACGGCTATGCTCGCCTCACCCTTAGCCTCTACGACCCCCATTCCAGCGACCTCAGCGGCCACTTGACCAACCAG TTCATGCAGAAGAAGAGCCCTCTGTACATGCTGCTGAAGGAGGACACGGTGTGGAGCATGGAACACCTCAACCGCTACATCAATGACACGTTCTGGAAGGCCCGGGGCCTCGCCAAGGACTGGGTCTTCACCACCCTCACG aAGCGGATGCAGCAGATCATGGCCCACTGCTTTCTGGCCGCCAAGCCCAAGCTGGACTGCAAGCTGGGTTACTTTGACCTCATTGGCTGTGACTTCCTGATTGATGACAACTTCAAG GTATGGCTGCTGGAGATGAATTCTAACCCAGCCCTGCACACCAACTGCAAGGTCCTGAAGGATGTCATCCCAGGTGTGGTCATCGAGACCCTGG ACCTGGTGCTCGAGACCTTCCGGAAGAGCCTGCGCGGCCAGAAGATGTTGCCTCTGCTGTCCCAGCGCCGCTTCGTGCTCCTGCACAACGGTGAGGCCGACCCGTGGCCGCACCTGGGGGGCTCGTGCAGCCTCCGCCGCCGGCCGCCCCCGCCCACCCGCCAGGCCAAGTCCTCCGGGCCACCCATGCCGCATGCCCCAGACCAGCCGGGCGCCCGCAGGCCTGTGCCACCTCCCTTGGTGCCGCAGCGTCCCCGGCCGCCCGGCCCCGACCTGGACAGCGCCCACGATGGGGAGCCCCAGGCCCCGGGCACGGAGCAGTCGGGCGCAGGCAACAGGCACCCGGCGCAAGAGCCTTCCccggggacagccaaggaggaaCGCGAGGAGCCTGAGAACGCGAGGCCCTAA